One genomic region from Cyclopterus lumpus isolate fCycLum1 chromosome 20, fCycLum1.pri, whole genome shotgun sequence encodes:
- the plcd1a gene encoding 1-phosphatidylinositol 4,5-bisphosphate phosphodiesterase delta-1a isoform X1 has protein sequence MSCLHKRPKRTKSEERAFQEQVKRVAQENGKRLGLEGDPDLQFLLLGGELIKIRSRSWKKNRFFKLQEDCKTLWYESHKIFKRKQTFSIDDIDYMRKGRQSEGLNKHTPSSVEGQCFTIIFKGRKKNLDLMAANEDEANKWVNGLEKIMSNMLNLSQQQKSEHWIINCMRKADKNDDNKMTLKELKHFLRQVNIEVDDTYAADIFKQCDKSNSGSLEGSEIKHFYDLLTYREEIDVIYGQCAHTDGQMSAEDLLNFLLNEQREQVSMVDALKLIEKYEVDETAKQKKCMSKDGFLMYMHQEEGSILNPAHKQVYQDMHQPLNHYYISSSHNTYLMADQLKGPSSTEAYIKALMKSCRCVELDCWDGANGEPVIYHGYTLTSKVLFRDVIKVIKDYAFKTSDYPVILSLENHCTVDQQKLMAHYLISILGDALVSKPLGNNMPTNFPSPEDLKQKFLIKGKRLNKLDAALNNNSFIEEDTVSEEDEAADCKENDQKAKTKKSKIKLAKELSNIVIYCKSVHFSGFEHAKEMQAFYEMSSFKESKAFHLAETSATAYINHNMDKLSRIYPSGSRTDSSNYNPVPMWNAGCQIVALNFQTPSKEMHINQGRFLPNGASGYILKPEFQRSLSSQFDPSVLTKGPWLKKKTFNVMVISAQQLPKLNKDKENSIVDPLVRMELYGVPADNASKETHYINNNGFNPMWNETFVFDVHFPELAMLRFVVEDYDTTSQNDLIGQYCLPLTSVQSGYRHIPLLTKRGDLISSAGLFVHLMLIDP, from the exons ATGTCCTGTTTGCATAAACGCCCGAAAAGGACGAAATCCGAGGAGCGAGCTTTCCAGGAGCAAGTGAAGCGAGTTGCGCAGGAGAATGGAAAACGGTTAG GTTTGGAGGGAGATCCAGATCTGCAGTTCCTCCTGCTCGGCGGGGAGCTGATCAAGATTCGCTCGAGGTCCTGGAAGAAAAACCGCTTCTTCAAACTGCAGGAAGACTGCAAGACGTTGTGGTATGAGTCCCACAAAATATTCAAGCGGAAACAGACTT TCTCCATCGATGACATTGATTACATGCGCAAGGGCCGTCAGTCTGAGGGGCTTAATAAACACACCCCCAGCAGTGTTGAAGGCCAGTGCTTCACCATCATCTTCAAGGGCCGCAAGAAAAATCTGGACCTGATGGCAGCCAACGAGGACGAGGCGAACAAGTGGGTCAACGGCCTGGAGAAGATCATGAGCAACATGCTCAACCTCAGCCAACAGCAGAAGAGTGAGCA TTGGATCATCAACTGCATGCGGAAAGCAGACAAGAACGACGACAACAAGATGAccctgaaggagctgaagcaCTTCCTGAGACAGGTCAACATCGAAGTGGACGACACTTACGCAGCGGACATTTTCAAG CAATGTGACAAGTCCAATTCAGGCTCCCTGGAAGGCTCTGAGATCAAGCACTTCTACGACCTGCTGACGTACCGGGAAGAGATAGATGTGATCTACGGGCAATGCGCTCACACAGACGGCCAGATGAGCGCAGAAGACCTGCTCAACTTCCTGTTGAATGAGCAGAGGGAGCAGGTGTCCATGGTGGACGCTCTCAAGCTGATTGAAAAATACGAGGTGGATGAGACAG CGAAGCAGAAGAAGTGCATGTCCAAAGACGGCTTCCTGATGTACATGCACCAGGAGGAGGGCTCCATCCTCAACCCGGCCCACAAGCAGGTGTATCAAGACATGCACCAGCCCCTCAACCATTATTACATCTCCTCCTCACACAACACATACCTGATGGCGGACCAGCTCAAAGGACCCAGCAGCACAGAAGCCTACATAAA AGCTCTGATGAAGAGCTGTCGCTGCGTGGAGCTGGACTGCTGGGACGGGGCTAACGGCGAGCCGGTCATTTACCACGGATACACACTCACGTCCAAAGTGCTCTTTAGAGACGTCATTAAAGTCATCAAAGACTACGCCTTCAAA ACATCTGACTACCCAGTGATTCTGTCCCTGGAGAACCACTGCACCGTGGACCAGCAGAAGCTCATGGCCCATTACTTGATCTCCATCCTGGGTGATGCTTTGGTCTCAAAGCCGCTGGGCAACAACATGCCCACCAACTTCCCCTCACCTGAG GACCTGAAGCAAAAGTTCCTCATCAAAGGGAAGCGATTGAACAAACTGGATGCTGCCCTCAACAATAACAGCTTCATAGAGGAAGACACAGTGTCTGAGGAGGACGAGGCAGCAGACTGTAAGGAGAACGACCAGAAAGCCAAAACAAAG AAATCAAAGATCAAACTTGCCAAAGAGCTCTCAAACATTGTCATCTACTGCAAGAGTGTCCATTTTAGTGGCTTTGAACACGCCAAGGAAATGCAAGCCTTCTATGAGATGTCCTCCTTCAAGGAGAGTAAAGCTTTCCACCTGGCTGAGACTTCAG CGACGGCCTACATCAATCACAACATGGACAAACTCAGTAGGATCTACCCCTCCGGCTCCAGAACGGACTCCTCCAACTATAACCCAGTGCCCATGTGGAATGCTGGCTGCCAGATAG tggCGTTGAACTTCCAGACTCCCTCCAAGGAGATGCACATAAACCAGGGTCGGTTTCTGCCAAACGGGGCGAGTGGCTACATCCTGAAACCAGAATTTCAGAGAAGCCTGTCCTCTCAGTTTGACCCCAGCGTACTTACCAAAGGGCCCTGGCTAAAGAAGAAGACCTTTAATGTGATG GTGATCTCAGCTCAGCAGTTACCTAAActcaacaaagacaaagaaaactcCATCGTTGACCCCCTGGTGAGAATGGAGCTCTACGGCGTCCCAGCAGACAACGCCAGCAAGGAGACACACTACATCAATAACAACG GGTTCAACCCGATGTGGAATGAGACGTTCGTGTTTGACGTCCACTTCCCAGAGCTGGCCATGCTGCGGTTTGTGGTGGAGGACTATGACACAACATCCCAGAATGATCTCATCGGGCAGTACTGTCTCCCGCTCACCAGCGTACAGAGCG GGTATCGCCACATCCCGCTGCTTACCAAGAGAGGTGACCTCATCTCCTCGGCCGGACTGTTTGTGCATCTCATGCTCATCGACCCGTAG
- the vill gene encoding villin-1, with amino-acid sequence MMSDDNQDTFRNVSQKPGLQIWTINNMQMVPVPAQGFGNFFEGDCYIVLYISQNKGSGQSADVHYWIGNSSSQDEQGAAAIYVTQLDEHLGGSPVQHREVQGNESPRFRSYFKNGLIYKKGGVASGFQHVDTNVYNVLRLLHVKGRKHVTAAEVEVTWTSFNNGDIFLLDMGKAIVQWNGPQSNRREKLKAVLLAQDIRDRERGGRAQIGLVEGGDEQDSPELMKVMMAVLGQRTGQLKEATPDDKPDQVQNNNVRLYHVFENNGNLVVQEVATQPLTQDLLHSSDCYIADQRGSCVMVWKGKQASKEERKEALNRAVGYIKAKNYPSNTSVKVMTDGGESAMFKHLFKSWRDRGQTQGLGTTYSMGKIAKVDQVKFDVMELHARPELAAQQRMVDDASGDVKVWRIENLEVAEVNPNTYGQFYGGDCYLVLYTYEMSNQRHYILYMWQGRHATKDEITACAYQAVNIDNKYNGAPVQVRVVMGKEPRHFLAIFKGKLVIFEGGTGRPGAVIPEQGARLFQVRGTNELNTKSTEVLSRASSLNTNDVFLLKTNQICYLWYGKGCNGDERVMGRAMSDVLSKQDKQVVMEGQEPAEFWVALGGKAPYACDKRLQVEEPPHSPRLFECSNQIGKFRMTEVDDFAQSDLDEDDVMLLDTWEEIFLWIGNSANQYETKEAWNSAQEYLRTHPAGRDPDTPIIIVKQGYEPPTFTGWFNAWDTHKWSGGNSYEEMKKKLSDPASLSQITVDLNNSNSNKRPVGVSGPGGPTSSPPVYQSHGGDLSPRPSTPSSPCTLRAQTSVSMNMSPSSSFSPSSPGGDTVSPSAGSSGMYLNPELIVNKSPSELPQGVDPSQREDYLSDVAFENLLGTTRLDFKRLPSWRQSDLKKKAGLF; translated from the exons ATGATGAGTGATGACAATCAAGACACATTTAGAAATGTCAGCCAGAAGCCCGGACTGCAGATATGGACCATCAAT AACATGCAGATGGTCCCCGTTCCAGCTCAAGGCTTTGGTAACTTCTTTGAGGGAGACTGTTACATTGTTCTCTAT ATAAGTCAGAACAAGGGCTCGGGCCAGTCGGCTGACGTCCACTACTGGATCGGAAACTCCTCTTCTCAGGATGAGCAAGGGGCCGCAGCCATCTACGTCACCCAGCTGGACGAGCACCTGGGTGGGAGTCCGGTCCAGCACAGGGAGGTGCAGGGTAACGAGTCTCCACGGTTCAGGAGCTACTTCAAAAATGGCCTCAT CTACAAGAAGGGTGGAGTGGCCTCAGGTTTTCAGCATGTTGACACAAACGTCTACAACGTCCTGCGACTGCTGCACGTCAAAGGGAGGAAGCATGTCACAGCGGCAGAG gtggaggtgacgTGGACCAGCTTTAACAATGGAGATATATTCCTGCTGGATATGGGGAAAGCCATCGTGCAGTGGAACGGCCCCCAGAGCAACAGGAGAGAGAAGCTCAAG GCAGTGTTGTTGGCTCAGGACATCCGGGACCGGGAGAGAGGAGGTCGAGCTCAGATCGGcctggtggagggaggagatgagcagGACTCCCCAGAGCTCATGAAAGTCATGATGGCGGTACTCGGCCAAAGAACCGGGCAGCTGAAGGAGGCCACTCCTGATGATAAACCCGACCAGGTGCAGAACAACAACGTCAGACTCTACCA cGTTTTTGAAAATAACGGGAATCTAGTGGTTCAAGAAGTGGCCACGCAGCCTCTGACCCAAGATCTGCTGCACTCCTCT GACTGTTACATCGCAGACCAGAGAGGCTCTTGTGTGATGGTGTGGAAAGGCAAACAGGCCTCCAAGGAGGAGCGGAAAGAAGCTCTCAACAGGGCGGTG GGCTACATCAAAGCCAAGAACTACCCGTCCAACACCAGTGTGAAGGTGATGACCGACGGAGGAGAGTCCGCAATGTTCAAGCACCTGTTCAAATCCTGGAGAGATAGAGGGCAAACTCAGGGTCTTGGTACCACCTACAGCATGGGGAAGATAG CAAAGGTCGACCAGGTGAAGTTTGATGTGATGGAGCTCCACGCGCGTCCTGAACTGGCAGCACAGCAGCGCATGGTGGACGACGCCTCTGGAGATGTTAAG GTGTGGCGTATCGAGAACTTGGAGGTGGCCGAAGTAAATCCAAATACTTATGGACAGTTTTACGGAGGAGACTGCTACTTGGTGctgtacacatatgaaatgTCAAACCAGCGGCATTACATACTCTACATGTGGCAG GGCCGTCATGCCACTAAAGATGAGATCACAGCTTGCGCCTACCAGGCCGTCAATATTGATAACAAGTACAATGGGGCCCCGGTCCAGGTCAGGGTGGTCATGGGAAAGGAGCCTCGCCATTTCCTTGCTATTTTCAAGGGCAAACTCGTCATCTTTGAG gGCGGTACGGGCCGACCTGGTGCGGTCATCCCTGAACAAGGAGCCCGGCTATTCCAGGTCAGAGGGACTAACGAGCTGAACACCAAGTCCACTGAAGTATTGTCGAGGGCCTCGTCGCTCAACACCAACGACGTCTTCCTGCTCAAGACCAACCAGATATGCTACCTGTGGTATGGAAAG GGCTGCAACGGGGATGAGAGGGTGATGGGGAGAGCGATGTCTGACGTGCTGTCCAAGCAGGACAAGCAGGTGGTGATGGAGGGCCAGGAGCCAGCTGAATTCTGGGTAGCTCTGGGAGGAAAGGCGCCCTATGCTTGTGACAAGAG actgcaggtggaggagcCTCCTCACAGTCCCCGGCTGTTCGAATGCTCCAATCAGATAGGTAAGTTCAGGATGACCGAGGTGGATGACTTCGCTCAGAGTGACCTGGACGAAGACGATGTCATGCTGCTGGACACCTGGGAGGAG ATTTTCTTGTGGATTGGAAACTCAGCCAACCAGTATGAGACCAAGGAGGCGTGGAATAGCGCGCAGGAGTACCTGAGGACTCACCCTGCAGGCCGCGACCCCGACACACCCATCATCATTGTCAAACAGGGTTATGAACCGCCCACGTTCACCGGCTGGTTCAATGCATGGGATACTCATAAGTGGAGC GGAGGCAACTCCTATgaggagatgaaaaaaaagctgagtGATCCAGCATCTCTCTCACAGATCACTGTT GATCTGAACAACTCTAATTCCAATAAGCGTCCTGTTGGGGTTAGTGGCCCAGGAGGCCCCACAAGCTCCCCTCCAGTCTACCAGTCCCACGGAGGTGATCTGTCCCCCAGACCCTCTACTCCCTCCAGCCCGTGCACCCTGAGAGCCCAGACCTCTGTGTCCATGAACATGTCCCCCTCCTCTAGCTTCAGTCCATCCTCCCCAGGTGGCGACACTGTGTCCCCCTCTGCTGGAAGCTCTGGGATGTATCTTAACCCGGAGCTCATCGTCAACAAGTCTCCCAGTGAGCTGCCACAGGGAGTGGACCCCAGCCAGAGAGAG GATTACCTCTCTGATGTTGCATTTGAGAACCTGCTCGGAACAACCCGCTTAGACTTCAAGCGTCTGCCGAGCTGGAGGCAGAGTGACTTGAAGAAGAAAGCGGGACTATTCTGA
- the plcd1a gene encoding 1-phosphatidylinositol 4,5-bisphosphate phosphodiesterase delta-1a isoform X2, whose amino-acid sequence MESNGTAGNHGLEGDPDLQFLLLGGELIKIRSRSWKKNRFFKLQEDCKTLWYESHKIFKRKQTFSIDDIDYMRKGRQSEGLNKHTPSSVEGQCFTIIFKGRKKNLDLMAANEDEANKWVNGLEKIMSNMLNLSQQQKSEHWIINCMRKADKNDDNKMTLKELKHFLRQVNIEVDDTYAADIFKQCDKSNSGSLEGSEIKHFYDLLTYREEIDVIYGQCAHTDGQMSAEDLLNFLLNEQREQVSMVDALKLIEKYEVDETAKQKKCMSKDGFLMYMHQEEGSILNPAHKQVYQDMHQPLNHYYISSSHNTYLMADQLKGPSSTEAYIKALMKSCRCVELDCWDGANGEPVIYHGYTLTSKVLFRDVIKVIKDYAFKTSDYPVILSLENHCTVDQQKLMAHYLISILGDALVSKPLGNNMPTNFPSPEDLKQKFLIKGKRLNKLDAALNNNSFIEEDTVSEEDEAADCKENDQKAKTKKSKIKLAKELSNIVIYCKSVHFSGFEHAKEMQAFYEMSSFKESKAFHLAETSATAYINHNMDKLSRIYPSGSRTDSSNYNPVPMWNAGCQIVALNFQTPSKEMHINQGRFLPNGASGYILKPEFQRSLSSQFDPSVLTKGPWLKKKTFNVMVISAQQLPKLNKDKENSIVDPLVRMELYGVPADNASKETHYINNNGFNPMWNETFVFDVHFPELAMLRFVVEDYDTTSQNDLIGQYCLPLTSVQSGYRHIPLLTKRGDLISSAGLFVHLMLIDP is encoded by the exons ATGGAGTCAAATGGCACAGCTGGAAATCACG GTTTGGAGGGAGATCCAGATCTGCAGTTCCTCCTGCTCGGCGGGGAGCTGATCAAGATTCGCTCGAGGTCCTGGAAGAAAAACCGCTTCTTCAAACTGCAGGAAGACTGCAAGACGTTGTGGTATGAGTCCCACAAAATATTCAAGCGGAAACAGACTT TCTCCATCGATGACATTGATTACATGCGCAAGGGCCGTCAGTCTGAGGGGCTTAATAAACACACCCCCAGCAGTGTTGAAGGCCAGTGCTTCACCATCATCTTCAAGGGCCGCAAGAAAAATCTGGACCTGATGGCAGCCAACGAGGACGAGGCGAACAAGTGGGTCAACGGCCTGGAGAAGATCATGAGCAACATGCTCAACCTCAGCCAACAGCAGAAGAGTGAGCA TTGGATCATCAACTGCATGCGGAAAGCAGACAAGAACGACGACAACAAGATGAccctgaaggagctgaagcaCTTCCTGAGACAGGTCAACATCGAAGTGGACGACACTTACGCAGCGGACATTTTCAAG CAATGTGACAAGTCCAATTCAGGCTCCCTGGAAGGCTCTGAGATCAAGCACTTCTACGACCTGCTGACGTACCGGGAAGAGATAGATGTGATCTACGGGCAATGCGCTCACACAGACGGCCAGATGAGCGCAGAAGACCTGCTCAACTTCCTGTTGAATGAGCAGAGGGAGCAGGTGTCCATGGTGGACGCTCTCAAGCTGATTGAAAAATACGAGGTGGATGAGACAG CGAAGCAGAAGAAGTGCATGTCCAAAGACGGCTTCCTGATGTACATGCACCAGGAGGAGGGCTCCATCCTCAACCCGGCCCACAAGCAGGTGTATCAAGACATGCACCAGCCCCTCAACCATTATTACATCTCCTCCTCACACAACACATACCTGATGGCGGACCAGCTCAAAGGACCCAGCAGCACAGAAGCCTACATAAA AGCTCTGATGAAGAGCTGTCGCTGCGTGGAGCTGGACTGCTGGGACGGGGCTAACGGCGAGCCGGTCATTTACCACGGATACACACTCACGTCCAAAGTGCTCTTTAGAGACGTCATTAAAGTCATCAAAGACTACGCCTTCAAA ACATCTGACTACCCAGTGATTCTGTCCCTGGAGAACCACTGCACCGTGGACCAGCAGAAGCTCATGGCCCATTACTTGATCTCCATCCTGGGTGATGCTTTGGTCTCAAAGCCGCTGGGCAACAACATGCCCACCAACTTCCCCTCACCTGAG GACCTGAAGCAAAAGTTCCTCATCAAAGGGAAGCGATTGAACAAACTGGATGCTGCCCTCAACAATAACAGCTTCATAGAGGAAGACACAGTGTCTGAGGAGGACGAGGCAGCAGACTGTAAGGAGAACGACCAGAAAGCCAAAACAAAG AAATCAAAGATCAAACTTGCCAAAGAGCTCTCAAACATTGTCATCTACTGCAAGAGTGTCCATTTTAGTGGCTTTGAACACGCCAAGGAAATGCAAGCCTTCTATGAGATGTCCTCCTTCAAGGAGAGTAAAGCTTTCCACCTGGCTGAGACTTCAG CGACGGCCTACATCAATCACAACATGGACAAACTCAGTAGGATCTACCCCTCCGGCTCCAGAACGGACTCCTCCAACTATAACCCAGTGCCCATGTGGAATGCTGGCTGCCAGATAG tggCGTTGAACTTCCAGACTCCCTCCAAGGAGATGCACATAAACCAGGGTCGGTTTCTGCCAAACGGGGCGAGTGGCTACATCCTGAAACCAGAATTTCAGAGAAGCCTGTCCTCTCAGTTTGACCCCAGCGTACTTACCAAAGGGCCCTGGCTAAAGAAGAAGACCTTTAATGTGATG GTGATCTCAGCTCAGCAGTTACCTAAActcaacaaagacaaagaaaactcCATCGTTGACCCCCTGGTGAGAATGGAGCTCTACGGCGTCCCAGCAGACAACGCCAGCAAGGAGACACACTACATCAATAACAACG GGTTCAACCCGATGTGGAATGAGACGTTCGTGTTTGACGTCCACTTCCCAGAGCTGGCCATGCTGCGGTTTGTGGTGGAGGACTATGACACAACATCCCAGAATGATCTCATCGGGCAGTACTGTCTCCCGCTCACCAGCGTACAGAGCG GGTATCGCCACATCCCGCTGCTTACCAAGAGAGGTGACCTCATCTCCTCGGCCGGACTGTTTGTGCATCTCATGCTCATCGACCCGTAG